Proteins from one Rhizobium bangladeshense genomic window:
- the araD gene encoding L-arabinonate dehydratase, with product MTSKKTYEQLRSARWMVPDDQRSFGHRSRTMQMGYDPVDWEGRPIVAILNTWSDAQPCHMHFKDRVEWVKRGILQAGGFPLELPALSLSENFVKPTTMLYRNLLAMEAEELLRSHPVDGAVLMGGCDKTTPALIMGALSMGLPFIFLPAGPMLRGNYAGKYLGSGTDGFKYWDERRAGTISKEEWQGIEGGIARSYGHCMTMGTASTMTAIAEAMGLSLPGASSIPAADSSHQRMSTQCGRRVVEMIWEDLTPEKIVTPAAVENAVTVAMATGCSTNAIIHVIAMARRAGIPLELDDLDRIGRTTPVIANIRPSGSNYLMEDFYYAGGLRALMKQLGEKLDNSAITVTGRPLTDGLEAVKIWNEDVIRPLANPVYHEGSLAVLKGNLCPDGAVIKPAACDPKFHRHKGPALVADSYAELKKIIDDPDYPLTPDTVLVLRNAGPQGGPGMPEWGMIPMPKALLKLGLRDMMRVSDARMSGTSFGACVLHAAPEAYVGGPLALLRTGDIVEMDIPARSLNMLVSDDELAARRGAWTPPPPRYGRGYGLMFSKHIEQADKGCDFDFLKTDFGPMVDEPAIN from the coding sequence ATGACATCGAAAAAGACCTACGAACAACTGCGATCCGCCCGCTGGATGGTGCCGGACGATCAGCGTTCCTTTGGCCACCGTTCGAGGACAATGCAGATGGGATACGATCCGGTGGACTGGGAGGGCCGTCCTATCGTCGCGATCCTCAACACCTGGTCGGACGCCCAACCCTGCCACATGCATTTCAAGGACCGTGTGGAATGGGTCAAACGCGGCATCCTGCAGGCAGGTGGTTTTCCCTTGGAGCTCCCGGCGCTATCGCTGTCGGAAAACTTCGTCAAGCCGACGACCATGCTTTACCGCAACCTGCTGGCAATGGAAGCCGAGGAATTGTTGCGCTCGCATCCTGTTGACGGCGCCGTTTTGATGGGCGGTTGTGACAAAACTACGCCGGCCCTTATCATGGGCGCGCTCAGTATGGGCCTGCCCTTCATCTTCCTGCCGGCCGGACCGATGCTGCGCGGCAATTATGCCGGCAAGTATCTGGGCTCCGGTACAGACGGGTTCAAGTATTGGGACGAGCGTCGTGCCGGCACCATATCGAAAGAAGAATGGCAGGGCATCGAGGGCGGTATCGCCCGCTCCTACGGCCATTGCATGACCATGGGAACCGCCTCAACCATGACTGCAATTGCCGAGGCGATGGGGCTTTCCCTGCCCGGCGCCTCGTCCATCCCTGCCGCGGATTCCAGCCACCAGCGCATGTCAACCCAATGCGGACGCCGGGTCGTCGAGATGATCTGGGAAGATCTCACGCCGGAAAAGATCGTAACGCCAGCGGCGGTCGAGAATGCAGTAACGGTGGCCATGGCAACGGGCTGCTCCACCAATGCTATCATCCATGTAATCGCCATGGCGCGACGGGCTGGCATTCCGCTTGAACTCGACGATCTCGATCGGATAGGCCGCACCACGCCGGTGATTGCGAATATAAGGCCATCCGGTAGCAATTACCTGATGGAGGACTTCTACTATGCCGGCGGCCTGCGCGCGCTGATGAAGCAGCTTGGTGAAAAGCTCGACAATTCTGCGATCACGGTTACCGGCAGACCGCTGACCGATGGGCTCGAAGCGGTGAAGATCTGGAACGAGGATGTGATCCGGCCCCTCGCCAATCCGGTCTATCACGAGGGATCGCTCGCCGTGCTGAAGGGCAATCTTTGCCCCGATGGCGCCGTGATCAAGCCAGCGGCCTGCGATCCGAAATTCCACCGGCACAAGGGACCGGCGCTGGTGGCCGACAGCTATGCTGAACTGAAGAAGATCATCGACGACCCGGATTATCCGCTGACGCCGGATACCGTGCTGGTTCTGAGAAACGCCGGCCCGCAAGGCGGGCCAGGTATGCCGGAATGGGGCATGATCCCAATGCCGAAGGCACTTTTAAAGCTTGGCCTGCGCGACATGATGCGCGTTTCCGATGCCCGCATGTCGGGCACATCGTTCGGGGCATGCGTGTTGCATGCGGCTCCCGAAGCCTATGTCGGGGGACCGCTTGCGCTGCTTCGGACCGGCGACATCGTCGAGATGGATATTCCCGCACGCAGTCTCAACATGCTTGTGTCGGACGATGAGCTGGCGGCACGACGCGGCGCCTGGACGCCGCCGCCGCCGCGCTACGGGCGCGGCTACGGCCTGATGTTCTCGAAACATATCGAGCAAGCCGATAAGGGCTGCGACTTCGATTTTCTTAAGACGGATTTCGGCCCGATGGTCGATGAACCGGCAATCAACTGA
- a CDS encoding tripartite tricarboxylate transporter permease, giving the protein MDILSDLLLGAATAFQPMNLLYGFIGCLLGTAIGVLPGLGPTATIAMLLPITFGLQPESALIMLAGIFYGAQYGGSTTAILINLPGESSSVVTAIDGYQMARRGRAGAALATAALGSFFAGSVATVLLVIAAPPLAAVALKFGPAEYFSLMVLGLVASVALASGSLLKAFAMIIFGLLLGSVGTDVESGMPRYIFSIPELYDGLNFVAVSMGIFGICEILRNLENEHERSVGVKKVSGLMLTHDDFRRIRGPILRGTTLGSFLGVLPGGGAMLSSFAAYALEKRISPNRAEFGKGAIEAVAAPESANNAGAQTSFIPMLTLGIPGNPVMALMVGAMIIQGITPGPNVISEEPDLFWGMIVSMWSGNLMLVILNLPLIGLWVRMLTIPYHLLFPAIIGFCCIGAYSINNSVFDVFIMAGFSVIGFTLSKLRFEPAPLLLGFILGPMLEENLRRAMLISQGDPTIFVRSPLSLSLLIVALIVLGMVLSPSISRKRDEAFTE; this is encoded by the coding sequence ATGGACATCCTTTCCGACCTGTTGCTGGGTGCCGCCACCGCCTTCCAGCCCATGAACCTGCTCTATGGCTTCATCGGCTGTCTGCTGGGCACCGCTATCGGCGTGTTACCGGGTCTCGGGCCGACTGCGACGATTGCCATGCTGTTGCCGATTACCTTTGGACTGCAGCCGGAATCGGCATTAATTATGCTTGCCGGCATCTTCTATGGGGCTCAGTATGGCGGCTCGACCACGGCGATCCTGATCAATCTTCCGGGCGAAAGCTCGTCTGTCGTCACCGCGATCGATGGTTACCAGATGGCCCGGCGTGGGCGCGCCGGCGCAGCACTGGCAACGGCCGCGCTTGGGTCCTTCTTTGCCGGAAGCGTCGCAACCGTTCTCCTTGTCATCGCCGCCCCGCCGCTCGCCGCGGTCGCATTGAAATTCGGGCCCGCCGAATATTTCTCGCTGATGGTTTTGGGCCTTGTGGCATCCGTGGCGCTTGCCAGCGGTTCGCTCCTAAAGGCCTTCGCGATGATCATCTTCGGCCTACTGCTTGGCTCGGTCGGCACCGATGTGGAAAGCGGCATGCCGCGATACATCTTCAGCATCCCAGAACTTTACGACGGTCTCAATTTCGTCGCAGTCAGCATGGGCATATTCGGCATCTGCGAGATCCTCCGCAATCTCGAGAACGAGCATGAGCGTTCGGTCGGAGTGAAGAAGGTTAGCGGCCTGATGCTGACCCACGACGATTTCAGGCGCATCCGCGGCCCAATCCTGCGCGGCACAACGCTCGGCTCGTTCCTGGGCGTGCTGCCAGGCGGTGGCGCAATGCTATCCTCCTTCGCCGCCTATGCGCTGGAAAAGCGCATTTCGCCGAACCGCGCCGAATTCGGAAAGGGCGCGATCGAGGCCGTGGCTGCGCCGGAATCTGCCAATAATGCCGGAGCGCAAACCTCCTTCATTCCGATGCTCACACTCGGCATACCCGGTAACCCGGTTATGGCCCTGATGGTCGGCGCGATGATCATTCAGGGCATTACGCCCGGCCCCAACGTCATCTCCGAGGAACCTGATCTATTTTGGGGCATGATTGTCTCTATGTGGTCGGGAAATCTGATGCTGGTCATCCTCAACTTGCCATTGATCGGCTTGTGGGTACGAATGCTGACCATTCCCTATCACCTGCTGTTTCCTGCAATCATCGGCTTCTGCTGCATCGGCGCTTACAGCATCAACAACAGCGTTTTCGACGTTTTCATCATGGCGGGCTTCAGCGTCATCGGCTTTACGCTGTCCAAGCTGCGCTTCGAGCCTGCACCACTGTTGCTCGGCTTCATCCTGGGGCCAATGCTGGAGGAGAACCTTCGCCGCGCAATGCTGATCAGCCAAGGCGATCCGACAATCTTCGTGCGCAGCCCGCTCAGCCTTTCGTTGCTGATCGTAGCCTTGATCGTGCTGGGCATGGTGCTTTCACCCTCGATCAGCCGCAAGCGCGACGAAGCCTTCACCGAGTGA
- a CDS encoding tripartite tricarboxylate transporter TctB family protein: MLKIRNGRDFVGGAAMIVVSLLFIAFGRELDVGNSFQMGPGYFPVMLSLLLIGIGVLIIVQSLVVAVRDEPDAPANWKASILVILAPVFFGLALSRLGLAPTMFLMVGGVSCASRYAGWRHSIALALFMAISSVVLFTRLLSLPVSAFGPWIPFLSN; encoded by the coding sequence ATGTTGAAGATTAGAAACGGTCGCGACTTTGTTGGCGGCGCGGCGATGATCGTCGTTAGCCTACTGTTCATTGCCTTCGGGCGAGAGCTCGATGTCGGGAATTCGTTCCAGATGGGACCTGGCTACTTCCCCGTCATGCTGAGCTTGCTGCTAATCGGCATCGGAGTCCTCATCATAGTTCAGTCTCTGGTGGTTGCCGTCAGGGATGAGCCGGATGCACCGGCAAACTGGAAAGCCTCCATACTAGTGATCCTGGCGCCAGTTTTCTTCGGCCTCGCGCTCTCGAGACTAGGGCTCGCACCGACCATGTTTCTGATGGTCGGTGGTGTTAGTTGCGCCAGCAGATATGCCGGCTGGCGCCATTCGATCGCGCTCGCGCTGTTCATGGCGATCAGTTCGGTCGTTCTGTTTACACGGCTCCTGTCGCTTCCCGTCAGCGCCTTCGGTCCATGGATCCCCTTCCTCAGCAACTGA
- a CDS encoding Bug family tripartite tricarboxylate transporter substrate binding protein encodes MRLMRFITVAAMAASITSFAASAGKAQNQDYPSKTVTVIVPFAAGGNTDTFGRLVAEQLDKRLGQRFIVENKPGAGGNVGLGDLARAVPDGYTIGMGTVSSNAINQTLFRTLPYDKAKGFAPLSLIARLPNVLVVNPEKLPVNSVQELIELLKKEPGKHTYASSGVGTSIHLAGELLATKAGVKITHVPYKGSSQAIMDVVAGHVDFMFDNIPTAAQQVKAGKLRALAVTSLDKASLLPDVPTMDSVIPGFEATSWHGIFAPPGTPPQIVEKLSKEVQAILHDPAMKEKIEGMGATPVGNTSEEFATFIKDETEKWAEVIKAANVPLQ; translated from the coding sequence ATGCGTTTAATGCGCTTCATCACAGTGGCGGCGATGGCCGCTTCGATCACTTCCTTTGCCGCGTCTGCGGGGAAGGCCCAGAACCAGGACTATCCGTCTAAAACTGTGACGGTGATCGTGCCCTTTGCCGCAGGCGGCAATACCGATACCTTCGGTCGCCTCGTGGCCGAACAATTGGATAAGCGCCTCGGCCAGCGCTTCATCGTGGAGAATAAGCCGGGAGCCGGCGGCAATGTCGGCCTTGGCGATCTCGCGAGAGCGGTTCCGGACGGATACACCATCGGCATGGGCACGGTCAGCTCCAACGCGATCAACCAGACGCTATTCAGGACATTGCCCTATGACAAAGCAAAGGGATTCGCGCCACTATCGTTGATCGCCCGGCTGCCGAACGTTCTGGTAGTCAATCCGGAAAAGCTGCCGGTCAATTCCGTGCAGGAACTGATCGAACTGCTCAAGAAGGAGCCGGGCAAGCACACCTATGCCTCCTCGGGCGTTGGCACATCGATCCATCTCGCCGGCGAACTGCTCGCCACCAAGGCCGGTGTCAAAATCACCCACGTGCCGTACAAGGGCAGCAGCCAGGCAATCATGGACGTTGTCGCCGGCCATGTCGACTTCATGTTCGATAACATCCCGACGGCCGCCCAGCAGGTCAAGGCGGGTAAGCTGCGCGCGCTGGCAGTCACCAGCCTCGACAAGGCATCGCTGCTGCCGGACGTGCCGACTATGGACAGCGTCATTCCAGGCTTCGAGGCAACGTCCTGGCACGGCATTTTCGCACCGCCAGGCACGCCGCCGCAAATCGTCGAGAAGCTCAGCAAGGAGGTTCAAGCCATTCTTCACGACCCAGCCATGAAGGAGAAGATCGAAGGCATGGGCGCAACGCCCGTCGGCAATACCTCGGAAGAGTTTGCGACCTTTATCAAGGACGAAACTGAAAAATGGGCAGAGGTCATCAAGGCGGCGAACGTCCCGCTGCAGTGA
- a CDS encoding LacI family DNA-binding transcriptional regulator, which produces MVGQKTRRLTEVASPVTLADIARLAGVSPVTVSRAINTPSLVKPKTLEAIERVIARTGYVPNLLAGGLASRRTRLVAAIVPSVSSTIFAEAIEGLNAELVAAGYQLLLGLSGYDHKREMELTRAILARRPDGIILTGITHLKETRAMLSGAGLPVVEIWDSTPSPLDTAVGFSHYDVGALVAEHLMAKGYSRYAQIGANDPRAIQRRDGFIKRLSGVAKVELPDVEMNSPSTFSDGRRALSQLLGRGSGSLAVFGSSDVVAHGALTEAIARGCRVPQDVAIIGFGDFDFAPHTYPPLTTVRIDRRMIGTKAAQSILRKISGETVEPMIEIDFQIVARQSA; this is translated from the coding sequence ATGGTTGGACAGAAAACCCGCAGACTGACAGAGGTAGCGAGCCCGGTGACACTGGCGGACATCGCTAGGCTTGCCGGGGTGTCTCCCGTGACGGTTTCCCGCGCAATCAACACGCCCAGCCTCGTCAAGCCTAAGACCCTTGAAGCGATAGAACGCGTCATCGCCAGGACAGGATATGTGCCGAACCTGCTGGCTGGCGGACTCGCTTCGCGGCGGACGCGGCTGGTGGCGGCCATCGTTCCATCGGTGTCCAGCACGATCTTCGCTGAGGCAATCGAAGGCTTGAACGCCGAACTCGTCGCGGCAGGCTATCAACTCTTGCTGGGCCTGTCCGGTTATGACCACAAGCGGGAGATGGAGCTGACGCGAGCCATCCTCGCGCGGCGACCCGACGGCATAATCCTGACCGGCATCACTCATCTAAAGGAGACGCGAGCGATGTTGTCAGGCGCCGGTCTGCCAGTCGTCGAGATCTGGGACTCGACGCCGTCACCGCTCGATACCGCGGTGGGGTTTTCGCACTATGATGTCGGAGCGTTGGTAGCCGAACATCTTATGGCGAAGGGGTATAGCCGATATGCGCAAATCGGCGCCAACGATCCTCGAGCCATTCAACGTAGAGATGGGTTCATAAAGCGGCTCTCCGGGGTCGCAAAGGTGGAACTCCCCGACGTAGAAATGAACTCCCCCTCGACCTTTAGTGACGGGCGGAGAGCGTTGAGTCAGTTACTTGGTCGTGGATCGGGTTCGCTAGCTGTATTTGGAAGCTCCGATGTTGTCGCGCACGGGGCGCTGACGGAAGCGATAGCAAGGGGGTGCAGGGTTCCGCAGGATGTCGCCATTATTGGGTTCGGCGACTTCGACTTCGCGCCGCACACCTATCCGCCGCTGACAACAGTCCGCATCGACAGACGCATGATTGGGACAAAGGCCGCGCAATCAATATTGAGAAAAATTTCCGGCGAGACTGTCGAACCCATGATTGAAATTGATTTCCAGATCGTCGCGAGGCAGTCCGCTTGA
- a CDS encoding AraC family transcriptional regulator — protein sequence MAVASHLISRMPAVASIRASVLIPLVQQIDKRSGKTDLLLASHGILRSQLEDPYTVLPMARYVALFEDAATITGEPALGARMGTGFKPADLGPIGMLFALSPNIRSAFERLSKYVNAVQGATSSGVFEENGDFVWSYRIVDPGMWPRRQDSEFTIAASCQLVRSCFSRGWRPIEIQLEHHAPRDAAVLERIYGAPVLFGQSGNRIVMNKTDADRIYRSEDKSLLEILERHIGDLVNEPATGDSVTEKVQALIGIYLGRKPMTVAILAAELKMSPRSLQRRLSEEGVSLRDLVRQYRQTLAAHYLGDRHAAPMSEVARVLGYADNTVLWRALRSWKKRKPSAFG from the coding sequence ATGGCAGTTGCATCGCATTTGATCAGCCGGATGCCCGCAGTTGCTTCGATTCGAGCCTCTGTCCTGATCCCGCTGGTGCAACAAATCGATAAAAGATCCGGGAAAACCGACCTTCTTCTGGCTTCGCACGGCATTCTGCGCTCGCAACTGGAAGATCCCTACACTGTCCTGCCCATGGCGCGTTACGTCGCGCTGTTCGAGGATGCCGCGACGATAACGGGCGAACCGGCACTCGGAGCCCGCATGGGCACAGGGTTCAAGCCCGCCGATCTCGGCCCCATCGGCATGCTCTTCGCGCTCTCGCCGAACATTCGCAGCGCCTTCGAGCGGCTGTCGAAATATGTCAACGCGGTGCAGGGCGCGACCAGTTCCGGCGTATTCGAGGAGAATGGCGACTTTGTCTGGAGCTACCGGATCGTCGATCCCGGCATGTGGCCGCGCCGGCAGGACAGCGAATTCACGATCGCCGCCTCCTGCCAGCTTGTCCGTTCCTGCTTCAGTCGCGGCTGGCGCCCAATCGAAATACAGCTCGAGCATCACGCCCCGCGCGATGCTGCCGTGCTGGAACGGATCTATGGCGCGCCCGTCCTGTTCGGCCAATCCGGCAACCGGATCGTCATGAACAAAACGGATGCCGATCGTATCTACCGCTCTGAAGACAAAAGCCTGCTCGAAATCCTGGAGCGGCATATCGGCGATCTGGTCAACGAGCCGGCGACCGGCGATTCCGTCACGGAAAAGGTCCAGGCCCTGATCGGCATCTATCTCGGCCGCAAGCCGATGACGGTCGCGATCCTTGCTGCCGAACTGAAGATGTCGCCGCGAAGCCTGCAGCGTCGGCTGTCTGAGGAAGGCGTGTCGCTTCGCGATCTCGTTCGCCAATACCGCCAAACGCTCGCCGCCCATTATCTCGGCGACCGGCATGCTGCTCCGATGTCCGAGGTGGCGCGTGTGCTGGGTTATGCAGACAATACCGTGCTCTGGCGTGCGCTGCGGTCCTGGAAGAAAAGGAAACCATCTGCCTTCGGATAA
- a CDS encoding APC family permease, which yields MTLDASMPAPSSPERRLAKDSVGLAHIVFFVVAAAAPLTAVVGASPAAFAFGNGAGVPGAFVLAGLLYLLFSVGFTAMSRHVGGAGAFYTYITHGIGKPVGVGGAFMALVTYSAVQIAIYGLFGFFMANAIAPLGLVLPWWVWAFAALVVVLVCGQRNIAFSGAILGVCMIAEIGILLILDLAIVFSGGGPEGIAFSSFAPSQVFTPGLGVALVFVIGSFIGFEATAIFGEEAENPEKTIPRATYVAVLLITLFYAFSTWAIVQFYGPGNVQASAAAGLDSFYFAAANSVLGAWSSQVMNVLLITSLFACILSFHNTLNRYFFALGREGLAAKVLGKVHAKHGSPYAAGLLQSLIAAIVLALFVIFGADPYTVVFSWMAALAGIGILQVQVLVSVAIVMFFRKTPNGYSAWTTMIAPTLALLGLIGSLVLVSSNLSLLSGSESLIVKAFPYVMVLVGILGALFAIHVKRSKPALYASLGKVFE from the coding sequence ATGACACTGGACGCAAGCATGCCCGCGCCATCATCGCCGGAGCGTCGTCTGGCCAAGGACTCGGTGGGGCTTGCCCATATCGTGTTCTTTGTCGTTGCCGCGGCCGCGCCGCTCACGGCCGTCGTCGGCGCTTCGCCAGCCGCTTTCGCTTTCGGCAATGGCGCAGGCGTTCCCGGCGCTTTCGTGCTCGCCGGCCTGCTTTACCTGCTGTTCTCGGTCGGCTTCACCGCCATGAGCCGACATGTGGGCGGGGCGGGGGCCTTCTACACCTATATCACCCACGGCATCGGCAAGCCGGTCGGCGTGGGTGGCGCCTTCATGGCGCTGGTCACCTATAGCGCGGTTCAGATCGCCATCTATGGCCTGTTCGGCTTCTTCATGGCCAACGCCATAGCGCCGCTTGGGCTGGTGCTGCCGTGGTGGGTCTGGGCCTTCGCGGCACTCGTCGTCGTGCTGGTTTGCGGTCAGCGCAACATCGCCTTCTCAGGCGCGATCCTTGGCGTCTGCATGATTGCCGAAATCGGCATATTGCTGATTCTCGATCTTGCCATCGTTTTCTCAGGCGGCGGACCGGAAGGCATTGCCTTTTCCTCCTTCGCGCCGTCGCAGGTCTTTACGCCTGGTCTTGGTGTGGCGCTGGTTTTCGTCATCGGTTCCTTCATCGGCTTCGAAGCCACGGCCATTTTCGGCGAGGAAGCCGAAAATCCCGAAAAGACCATTCCCCGCGCCACCTATGTTGCGGTGCTGCTCATCACCCTCTTCTATGCCTTCTCCACCTGGGCCATCGTGCAATTCTACGGTCCGGGCAATGTGCAGGCCTCTGCTGCTGCCGGGCTCGACAGCTTCTACTTCGCTGCCGCCAATTCCGTGCTCGGCGCATGGTCGAGCCAAGTGATGAACGTGCTGCTGATCACCAGCCTGTTTGCCTGCATCCTGTCCTTCCATAATACGCTCAACCGCTATTTCTTCGCCCTCGGCCGGGAAGGCTTGGCCGCCAAGGTGCTTGGCAAGGTTCACGCCAAGCATGGCTCACCCTACGCCGCGGGACTGCTGCAAAGTCTGATCGCGGCCATCGTCCTTGCCCTTTTCGTGATCTTCGGAGCCGATCCATACACCGTGGTGTTTTCGTGGATGGCAGCGCTTGCAGGGATCGGTATTCTGCAGGTGCAGGTGCTGGTCTCCGTCGCGATCGTCATGTTCTTCCGCAAGACGCCGAACGGCTACAGCGCCTGGACCACGATGATCGCCCCGACGCTGGCGCTGCTCGGTCTCATCGGTTCGCTGGTGCTGGTCAGTTCCAATCTTTCCCTGCTTTCCGGCAGTGAAAGCCTGATCGTCAAGGCTTTCCCCTATGTCATGGTGCTGGTGGGCATTCTCGGAGCGCTGTTTGCAATCCACGTCAAGAGATCCAAGCCCGCTCTCTACGCCTCGCTCGGAAAGGTTTTCGAATGA
- a CDS encoding primary-amine oxidase: MDAVVAVTHPLDPLSLAEIASAIAILRDRQKLAATFRFPITRLEEPTKADLASHRVGDSLPRLAFILAMDISNGDSFEGIVDLTAGNVSSYKRLPLDELPYGQPPVMLCEFETVEGTVKSDPRWIAAVKKRGITDEDIPLIQIDPFSSGYFGREFEKGKRIVRAVSYWREDIRDNGYAHPIEGVVAVVDLITNRVVDLVDDEKIIPVPRKKRNYGRETFPEPRPDLKPLHIVQPQGPSFTVDGWKVEWQNWSFRVGFTPREGLVLHELGIKDQGRLRPVVFRASVTEMVVPYADPTANHYWKSAFDAGEYGLGRLANSLELGCDCLGHIHYFDVPAADDFGQPFIMKNAICMHEEDYGILWKHYEFRNGIFEVRRSRRLVISFFATVGNYDYGFYWYLYQDGTIQLEAKLTGIIQTAAVATGETYLWGGMVDDNLGGPTHQHFFNARLHMDVDGDGNTVTEHEFVPRPWGEDNPYGNVFDTRTRVLKRELDSPALANGETGRYWKVSNPNMQNSVGKAPGYKIVVMPSPVMLAQPDSTVAQRGGFAKKHIWVTAFDAREKYASGDYPNVHAGGDGLPGYVKQNREIENADVVLWHSFGHTHVCKPEDFPIMPMEYAGFTLKPNGFFASNIAMDLPPDGNEESVDNRLPHSHEKIASGSCCHT; encoded by the coding sequence ATGGACGCCGTTGTCGCAGTCACCCATCCGCTCGATCCTCTGAGCCTTGCCGAGATCGCCTCTGCCATTGCCATACTCAGGGATAGGCAGAAACTCGCAGCCACGTTCCGCTTTCCGATAACCCGGCTGGAGGAACCGACCAAGGCGGATCTTGCGAGCCATCGCGTGGGCGACAGTCTGCCGCGTCTCGCCTTCATCCTGGCAATGGATATCAGCAACGGCGACTCCTTCGAAGGCATCGTCGACCTGACCGCTGGCAATGTCTCCTCCTATAAGAGACTGCCCCTTGACGAGCTGCCTTATGGCCAGCCGCCGGTCATGCTGTGCGAATTCGAAACCGTGGAAGGCACCGTCAAATCCGATCCGCGCTGGATCGCTGCCGTGAAGAAGCGCGGCATTACCGACGAGGATATTCCGCTCATCCAGATCGATCCTTTTTCCTCCGGCTATTTTGGCCGTGAATTCGAGAAGGGAAAGCGCATAGTCCGCGCCGTGTCCTACTGGCGCGAAGATATCCGTGACAACGGTTACGCACATCCGATCGAGGGCGTCGTAGCGGTGGTCGATCTGATCACCAATCGAGTGGTCGATCTCGTGGACGATGAAAAGATCATCCCGGTCCCGAGGAAAAAGCGCAATTATGGTCGCGAAACCTTCCCGGAACCGCGGCCCGATCTGAAGCCGCTGCATATTGTTCAGCCGCAGGGGCCGAGCTTTACTGTCGACGGCTGGAAAGTCGAATGGCAGAACTGGAGTTTCCGTGTCGGCTTCACCCCGCGCGAGGGGCTCGTTCTGCATGAACTCGGCATCAAGGATCAGGGCAGGCTGCGGCCCGTCGTCTTTCGCGCCAGCGTTACCGAAATGGTCGTGCCGTATGCCGATCCGACCGCGAACCATTATTGGAAGAGCGCCTTCGATGCCGGCGAATACGGCCTCGGGCGCCTGGCCAACAGCCTCGAACTTGGCTGCGACTGCCTCGGCCACATTCACTATTTCGACGTGCCGGCGGCCGATGATTTCGGCCAGCCTTTCATCATGAAGAACGCCATCTGTATGCATGAGGAAGACTATGGCATCCTCTGGAAGCATTACGAATTCCGCAACGGTATTTTCGAAGTCCGCCGCTCCCGCCGCCTCGTCATCTCCTTCTTCGCAACTGTCGGCAACTATGATTACGGCTTCTACTGGTATCTCTACCAGGACGGCACGATCCAGCTCGAAGCCAAGCTCACCGGCATCATCCAAACGGCGGCAGTCGCGACCGGCGAAACCTATCTTTGGGGCGGTATGGTCGATGACAATCTCGGCGGCCCGACCCACCAGCATTTCTTCAATGCGCGCCTGCATATGGATGTCGATGGCGATGGCAACACCGTGACCGAGCATGAGTTCGTGCCACGTCCCTGGGGTGAAGACAATCCCTACGGCAATGTCTTCGATACTAGGACTCGCGTGCTGAAGCGCGAACTCGATTCGCCTGCGCTCGCCAATGGCGAGACAGGCCGCTACTGGAAAGTCTCCAACCCAAATATGCAGAACAGCGTCGGCAAAGCGCCAGGCTACAAGATCGTCGTCATGCCGTCACCTGTCATGCTTGCCCAGCCGGATTCGACCGTTGCCCAGCGCGGCGGCTTCGCCAAGAAACACATCTGGGTCACGGCCTTCGATGCCAGGGAAAAATATGCGAGCGGCGATTATCCGAACGTTCATGCCGGCGGCGACGGCCTGCCGGGCTATGTCAAGCAGAACCGCGAAATCGAGAATGCCGATGTCGTGCTCTGGCATTCCTTCGGCCATACCCATGTCTGCAAGCCTGAGGATTTTCCGATCATGCCAATGGAATATGCGGGCTTCACGCTGAAACCGAACGGCTTCTTCGCATCTAACATTGCCATGGACCTGCCGCCTGATGGAAACGAGGAGAGCGTCGACAATCGTCTGCCGCACTCGCATGAAAAAATCGCAAGCGGTTCCTGCTGCCACACGTAA